The Caenorhabditis elegans chromosome I genome includes the window CGAAAACGACGAGATATATCGTTTTTTGAGGGGACTTGTCGAACGATTTTCCGAATCTTGACGAACTCGTTTTTTGATTGGCGAAGTTATTGGCTTTTTCGTAGGTGATTTTGGAACGAACACGTCATCATCGATGGTACGGGTCTCAGAAATGCCACGTGGACGTAAACGTTGTGGAGTTAAAATTGGTGGCATGTCGGATGAAAAGAGAcactgaaataatattttttgttattttcagaaactagtTTTATATGattgggcggcaaacgattttttccggcaaatcggcaaatcgccggaattgaaatttccggcatttCGGCAAACTGTGCTGTTGCACTTTTTATTGGaaacttcagaatttcaaGTTAAAGACGCGAAATTGTACGCCTcctattacgggaacacaaaattctgatgATGCGTAtttcacaacatatttgacgcgcaaaatatctcgtagcgaaaactacagtaattatctaaatgactactgtaggtcGATTTAAGGGCTCGATTCTcgaaatgaattaaaattatttattcatcgatagatatttccaaaatcaagcccgtaaatcgacacaagcgctacaggaGTAATTTGatgaattactgtagttttcgctacgagatattttgcgggtcaaatatgttgtgtaatacgcGTTCTCAgtattttgtgttcccgtaatataaaaaaatatgttcctacttctattttgaaaagtaaggaaattctatgaaaatatctagaaaaacgggaaaacatttcagattgccggaattgaaatttccggcgaatcggcatttgccgaaaaatcaaattttcggaaattcgccgaatttttcgaaaaaaaatttgccgcccAGCTCTGATATGATTCAGTTGAATATATTACCGTTAATGAAGATGTTCTCTTCCTCTTTAACACAGGAGTTAAGctatttccaatttccattCGTATTGGAACATCAAGGGACTGGGCCTCTAATCGTGGCATTGACCCGGATCTTCGGTATCTTTTAACTGGAGAACCAGGTGTTTCCACATCTTCTTCTTGCCTTCGAATCCTTTCAGGCGTCTGTCTCAACAGCATTGATCCACTACTAGATCGACGCATTGGCGGTGTTACTTGATCTTCCAGGCTTGGAATACTCTCCGGAGCCAGTTTTCGGATCGGTGTCTGGTGGTCCTGTTCTATCCGCAATGGAACCATTGgctttttctccatttttatgGGTAATGCACTAGTCTTTGTTCGAGTTAGACTAGGTACACCGGCTCTTTTGAGACTCGCTGCTACAGAAACCATCGATGTTGAATGGGATAGGAAGGATGAGGACGATGATGGTGGTGGGATTGTTCTCTGAGACTATTATGAAtattattaaacaaaaatgctGGAAACTTGAGGGTTTTACCTccaaagaaattgaaaaagtcgaTTTCAATTGGCTCATTCCCGCCATTCGTTTTAATCCTCCACGTGGACTTGGTGGAACCAATGGTGTCTGAAACaaatttacaattattttttaatatgcaTTTGGTTATAATATTAAATCTTCAAATGGATTCCAATAAAGCTAGTTTATTTAAGAATtgtgttttattgatttttttttcataaatgcGCTTACCTTTATTATTTCATTATTTGTAGGTTTATTAGGGTCGTTGGATGCACTCGattgcatctgaaaatatacaatttctcttaaaaagtttcaaaaagcattttaaaaagtaaatcccaaaaacaaaagaacgacaaaaatttgaattcaaatcaaAAGATCACGCGCGGGTACGGTGTGCAATTGTGTGCATGCACTACAATTGACGCGCAGTTGCACACAACAACGGAAGGAATTAATTTCGTGGAGTGTTTcctattttcaagattttattgattattttgaggtttttctcgccaattttctgaaatttatatttttaattttctttcgaaaaattcgtgatgcttagattattgatttttcctctTGTGAGATGCATGTTATTGTTTATTGttctttagaaaatttgaaaaactaaatgcTCATCTTTCAGGGTTATCAAAAATGTCGACAGCAGTGACAATTACCGCTCCGAGCGTCAAGCATATCCTTTTGGATTCGCTTGTGgttatgaaaattgtgaagCACGTGGACAGTGAACTTCATGCAGGAATTAGTGAGgtatattattttaatttaatttcaagcTTAACATGTAATTTACAGGTATCTGGAGACGCTTGTGCCGGAGTTCTCACCGGTCTTGTTTTCCTTGAAGATTCTCGCTTGGAAATCACCAATTGCTTCCCAACAGTTCGCAACGAGCCAGTTATGGATGACGATGCTAATGTAAAATTAGCTCATGCTAGTGATTCcaatatattttctattatagGCCGCTCAACAATACGAAGAGCAAAAGCAACACGAGATGCTTGACATGCTCCGCAAATTCCGTACAATGAATATCGATTACGAAATCGTTGGATTCTATCAGTCTCATCAATTCGGAGCCGGTTTCTCACACGATCTCGTAGAATCTATGTTCGATTACCAGGCTATGGGCCCAGAAAATGTTGTTCTTATTTATGGTTAGACAGATTAATGAGgataaataattaattctaATTGCTTTCAGATCCAATCAAGACTCGCCAAGGACAGCTTTCTCTAAGAGCCTGGCGTCTTTCCACCGCTGCTCTTGATCTCGCTTCAAAGAATGACTGGAGACCAGAATTGTAtggtttttgagtttaaaaatatatttgcaaAGACATATCTTTTCAGGGTGAAAGCCGCTGGTTTGACATACCAGAACATGTTCGAGGAGTTGCCAATCATCATCAAATCCTCATATCTCAACAATGTTCTCATGTCTGAGCTTTCACTCGCTAAATCATGCTCTTCTGACAAGTACTCCACGAGACACTTCGATTTGGGATCCAAGAAGTCGCTTGAAAAGTCGGTCCGAGCTATGATGGCTAATGTTGATGAGCTGAACAAGTCAATTCAGTCGTTGACGAAGTACACTATTGACAAGCAAAGACATGATAATATGGTGTTCAGTCTGACGCAGAAAAGAGtaagaatttcgaattttgaaattaaaaatatcctGATTGTATCGCTAAAATTTATATTCCGAAGTGTAACGGCTTTCAAACCTAAAgtcttgttttttgaaaaccattttCCAACATATCGAGGCTCCACTAACTATAAAACCGGATGTGAGGGGTACATTTTCGGTGGAATAAAGGTGCCATTcacgattttcgaaaaaaaaatctctatcattaaaaatttatatttttccaatttcagcaaCAGGAGAACGAATCACGTGTGGCCCGTGGTGATCCAACAATTCCAATGGATGACATCAAGAGAATCAAGGCTCCACAACTCCAAACAAGAAATGGACTTTTGGATGAGCTTCTCGCCAGTTTTGACACCAACGCTCTCGCTGACTTCTCGAAGACTGTGACCAGCGAAAATATCACGAAAATGTTCATCGCTGAAGCTGTTGCTGAGGAGAAAGTCGCCGGAACAAAAGACAGAACTTTGAGCTCTGTCTCATCGACTCGTTAAGATTCCCAAATATACTCGTGTTTTTGTTTCCTCCCTGTTCCCTttaatttactttttcttttctaaaatatttttctctcgGTGAAAGGAATTTCATATTACATAAAACTAGTGACATAAAATAATGTCTCACTTTCAATATAGGGATATTGtttttcatccaaatttttttgccgtaTGAAATTCCTTTCTGGTATCCTTTTCCACCTTCCCCTATTTCGGatgaatttttgttgttgactaatagtaagttaagattttaaaatttctattgGTATTGTTCTTTTTAATtgagttttcaagttttttcaatcagtaaatcaaaaaagttaacaaaaaatttatttgtgaaacaaaaacaaaacaacctAAACCTAAAATTCACCGGAATCACAATCCAATCAATCACCAAAGTAATCCTCCCTTCTTTGCTCCGTTCTCTTTCACAATGCTCTTAGGGTCCAAACGAGCGAAAATCTCAAGACCCGCACTTCTCTCCACAGCATCCAATGGAACATGGAACTTGGAAATTTCTACAGTATCCTCGATGACTGCGTTTGGCAAAATATAGGATTCCAGCTCGAATTTGCCGGGTGTCACTTCGAAAAGAGCAACTTTGAAGAAATGAGTTGGCACTGCAACGTTATTATCACCGATAACTTGATACTTGATATACTTTTTTCCATCTCCTTCAAGTTTTGGAAGGTAGAGGGGACCGGTGATTATGTAGGAGTTGATCATCTTTTTTGCGACTCTTCtggaaattgtagaaaattatttttagtatTGTAAAGAAAAATCTTGGTACCAGCTGGTTTCAGACTGGGCTgtagatttttcgtttttttttctcaaaaaaattttccaaaagtttcaaattgtattaatttttcaaaaaacaaaattctttAGAGTTACGTGTTTTTGCGAAAAACTTCGTcgacgagaaaaaaaattatttcacatttttcgcgtttttttcccggcaaaaaactttatttattttaccaACCTGCAGTGCATTTCCAAATCATTCCACTTATCGCGATTGAATCCTCGTCCAACTTGTGGGCTCATATTGCtcaaataaaaagtttgatcGACCGCCAACTGACTCTTCCGATGATTTCCAGCGGCGGCGAGATGTCCACGATCGAATCCACTGCACTGAAACATTGGATggttcagaaatattttttatgtaaTAATTACGAAGAACTAACCTTATAATCCGTATTTTGAGAAAGGAATTTCTGCGGGAAAGTGATATCTGGCTTGAATTCACAAAGCTTCCGATCCACACCTTCTGCGTGTTTTAATCGTTCTGGTGTAAGATGTTCGCAGacctggaaattcaattttttattaaaaccggtctcgacacgacaattttttaatgtagaaaggtgtgcacctttaaataGTACGGTAGGTTCAAAGTTTCGTTGTTGTGGaatattcattgatttttatagttttttttcacgattgttaaaattaatgtgtttttttaaataaataaatattttttaaaataaaatactaaaaataaaaattatgatagtTTGAAAtgacagtactttttaaaggcgcacacccatTTGTTTTATACAAAAACAAAAGGCATGTCGAGACCAAAGCTGcctttgtttttggaaaaaaaaaatttttggttttttcgggacaaaaaaccaaaaaataaattacaacactgattcagcaaaaatgaaacaaatttttttttggtggaagatttatttttgcagTAGCCCTGctgggtaccgtatttttggcgctaAAACTTGGCGTCCGgtatagatttttgaaatatattttctcataattttctaCTAACCCAGTGTGCAGTTCTTGTCTTATAATCGTAGGAAAGCACGAAATCCTCATAAGTTCGAACATTTGTGAATCCGGGATATCCGTGCTTCATGATCTCTGCCGAACGAGATGGTCCCATTGCATCAGCATTTAGAGATGCTGGTTTTACGGTCATTGGCTCCGAAACTTGGATTTGATTCTGCAAAAGCGGCATTTTTCAGGATTCTAGAAGATTTTTATTAAACCATTGGAACATTGGTGGCTGATTGAACATTCCTGAAGATTGGCAGATCGTCATTCGAATATTTTCCAGCGAGGAAAGATATTCCAGCGATTGCCGCGGTTCCAGCCACCTTGCCGATCATATTTcggctggaaattaaaattggaaaatttggaaaagaaaaatagaaaaactgaaaattcatgtaaaaaagatatttttgaGTAATAATCTACTTCATATTCAAACAGTTTACAATCgaattttgtagaaatatttattacttttaatggaaaaatggcaatttcaaaaagacgAAAATAAGGAGAATAACAAGAGTATCAGAAATCACCCGAAGCTTAAGCTTATTACAGGAAGTATTTAcacaaattggaaaagaaaattaaaaaaaaaatcaaatatacaTGGATCCATCGTAAGGTTTAATGTATCCAACTGCGATCAGAACAACGTCCACAAGAGTCCACACACCAAGACCAccgaaactgaaaagttttccaatTGCAGATTTCCAGAGTCCCAAGTAGAAACGATCAGCTCCAAAACCGCCGAGCACAACTGAGAGAATCATTGTTTTTGTCCAACTGTATCCAGATGACCAGTTACATGGAATTCGCTTGTAGAAATTACGTTGTCCCATACATATTACTGAGCTGTgagcctgaaaattcaatttttttttgaaaattaggtattttaaaacagatattaaattaaagaaattgcTCACCGAGCACTTTGTCACGAGAAGCTTTGTACTACTCGTGGAGCAATTTGTCGCTGGCTCGCAATCATAATCCCCAGGTAGAAGTTGCCAACAAAACCGACACACCGCTTCGACATTATTTCTGCTGACAGGATTCGGGCAACCTTTCCGTGAAGTACAATTCACTTTTACAGTGTCTCCGATTCGGCAATCACCGGGAAATGTGCACGTAAGGCCTGCAGATCCATCACAATTCTTGGATTTAAcgtcttttctgaaaaaaaaagaaactaaatttatttcatttttaacaaaatttcaaaaaaaaagcataatTTCAGGTAAAACCTCcaattttgctatttttccgAATCGCAGCGATCggtaatcgatttttttattatcgtttttttttaaatttctcccGTTATTTGGTTTGATATAAGCTTTAAAACCACTTAAATCCACAAAATAATGtgagaaaattaagaaaaacaagCAAAATTATATacaaatcaaagaaaaatcaatttctgacCGTTGCAACACGGGAAAGTTGGAGAAATTTGAggttttggctgaaattaaccaccataattaattttttttttcgaagtttctcGTTATGAAATTCGGCTTTTGAGGGCTATTTTCTGAAACCTACGTTCCGGAAATGGATCCAATTGTCGGAATAAATGATGCAAGACAAATTAGAAACAGAATTTTGTGAAGCATCTGCAAATATATATACTCCTGTTTCactaattttctagaatttctccaaaaaaaggaaat containing:
- the eif-3.H gene encoding Eukaryotic translation initiation factor 3 subunit H (Confirmed by transcript evidence) — translated: MSTAVTITAPSVKHILLDSLVVMKIVKHVDSELHAGISEVSGDACAGVLTGLVFLEDSRLEITNCFPTVRNEPVMDDDANAAQQYEEQKQHEMLDMLRKFRTMNIDYEIVGFYQSHQFGAGFSHDLVESMFDYQAMGPENVVLIYDPIKTRQGQLSLRAWRLSTAALDLASKNDWRPELVKAAGLTYQNMFEELPIIIKSSYLNNVLMSELSLAKSCSSDKYSTRHFDLGSKKSLEKSVRAMMANVDELNKSIQSLTKYTIDKQRHDNMVFSLTQKRQQENESRVARGDPTIPMDDIKRIKAPQLQTRNGLLDELLASFDTNALADFSKTVTSENITKMFIAEAVAEEKVAGTKDRTLSSVSSTR
- the cps-6 gene encoding Endonuclease G, mitochondrial (Confirmed by transcript evidence), which codes for MIGKVAGTAAIAGISFLAGKYSNDDLPIFRNVQSATNVPMNQIQVSEPMTVKPASLNADAMGPSRSAEIMKHGYPGFTNVRTYEDFVLSYDYKTRTAHWVCEHLTPERLKHAEGVDRKLCEFKPDITFPQKFLSQNTDYKCSGFDRGHLAAAGNHRKSQLAVDQTFYLSNMSPQVGRGFNRDKWNDLEMHCRRVAKKMINSYIITGPLYLPKLEGDGKKYIKYQVIGDNNVAVPTHFFKVALFEVTPGKFELESYILPNAVIEDTVEISKFHVPLDAVERSAGLEIFARLDPKSIVKENGAKKGGLLW
- the C41D11.9 gene encoding TM2 domain-containing protein C41D11.9 (Confirmed by transcript evidence) → MLHKILFLICLASFIPTIGSISGTKDVKSKNCDGSAGLTCTFPGDCRIGDTVKVNCTSRKGCPNPVSRNNVEAVCRFCWQLLPGDYDCEPATNCSTSSTKLLVTKCSAHSSVICMGQRNFYKRIPCNWSSGYSWTKTMILSVVLGGFGADRFYLGLWKSAIGKLFSFGGLGVWTLVDVVLIAVGYIKPYDGSMYI